The proteins below come from a single Deltaproteobacteria bacterium genomic window:
- a CDS encoding YafY family transcriptional regulator, producing the protein MRRADRLFEIIQRLRRGRVTTAHSLAEQLEVSERTIYRDISDLIACRVPIEGAAGVGYSLRKGYDLPPLMFKEDELEALVFGARIVQSWTDSEMARSADAALAKIENVLPDHLQRLLADHSLWAPVSKSQVALAFDLAQLRAAIRAQRKVRFRYRDEKGGETRRTVRPLTIWFYGPVWLGGAWCELRNDFRFFRLERMRDVEFLDEVFPLDPGRTAEDLLRTMLGRA; encoded by the coding sequence ATGCGACGCGCCGATCGACTGTTTGAGATCATCCAGCGCTTGCGACGCGGGCGCGTCACGACCGCGCACTCCCTCGCCGAACAGCTCGAGGTCAGCGAGCGCACGATCTATCGCGACATCAGCGACCTGATCGCGTGCCGCGTGCCCATCGAGGGAGCGGCGGGGGTCGGCTACTCGCTCCGCAAGGGCTACGACCTCCCGCCCCTCATGTTCAAGGAAGACGAACTCGAGGCTCTCGTCTTCGGCGCGCGCATCGTCCAGAGTTGGACTGACTCCGAGATGGCGCGCTCAGCCGACGCCGCGCTCGCGAAGATCGAGAACGTGCTGCCCGACCACCTGCAGCGCCTCCTCGCCGATCACTCGCTCTGGGCTCCCGTCAGCAAGAGCCAAGTGGCGCTGGCGTTCGACCTGGCACAGCTGCGCGCTGCCATCCGCGCTCAGCGGAAGGTCCGCTTTCGCTACCGAGACGAGAAGGGCGGCGAGACCCGTCGCACGGTGCGCCCCTTAACCATCTGGTTCTACGGTCCCGTCTGGCTGGGGGGCGCATGGTGTGAGTTGCGCAATGACTTTCGCTTCTTTCGCCTCGAACGCATGCGCGACGTCGAGTTTCTCGATGAGGTCTTCCCACTCGATCCCGGCAGGACGGCCGAGGATCTCCTGCGCACAATGCTCGGCCGCGCATAA